A window from Telopea speciosissima isolate NSW1024214 ecotype Mountain lineage chromosome 8, Tspe_v1, whole genome shotgun sequence encodes these proteins:
- the LOC122672645 gene encoding uncharacterized protein LOC122672645, which translates to MGSSQSIQEEEEEEEEEEEEEEEGDNGETKRREVGNPWMKKVLEQEPEMLPCHASASPLSPQLSTVGTPHLGPSIKVWDPCNVLAPPQPLPPRPTFSRSFSSDAFDDDRTITEVFLISHGECGVNLRPDLIAGRWPEASLTPNGKRQARALAVFLKSYGLRFNAVYSSPLDRARTTAVSVCQELNFAEEQIQSSDALVDMSQGQWEGYVRSEVYTPEMLSLIDRLQPDFSAPSGESLREVEFRMIQFLNSMVLRLHERLRTGDFLSLHQNESKGFSVHNSLGQVNSVQDWDGPVLPPPHWDLLHRHKQGLTRKKSGKSRLQFVTKTGDHEAEDDLSPHEATNQDQHHEITVRSSSSSSNCIGVFTHAVPIKCLISGLLGCSPAMSERICIDDSSMTVLQHSIKTGWQIKRLNDTAHLRLL; encoded by the exons ATGGGTTCTTCACAGTCCATtcaggaagaggaagaagaagaagaagaagaagaggaggaggaggaagaaggcgATAATGGCGAAACGAAACGAAGAGAAGTGGGGAATCCATGGATGAAGAAGGTACTAGAGCAAGAGCCGGAGATGCTACCATGCCACGCATCAGCGTCTCCTCTGTCCCCTCAGTTGTCTACTGTCGGCACGCCTCATCTTGGGCCGTCGATCAAGGTATGGGATCCGTGCAATGTTCTTGCTCCACCACAGCCGCTGCCACCGCGGCCGACGTTCTCTAGGAGCTTCTCCTCGGACGCCTTTGACGATGATCGGACGATTACGGAGGTTTTCCTGATCAGTCATGGTGAGTGCGGTGTGAATCTGAGGCCGGATTTGATTGCTGGGCGGTGGCCTGAGGCATCTCTGACACCCAACGGCAAACGTCAGGCAAGAGCACTGGCCGTCTTCCTGAAATCTTATGGGCTTCGGTTCAATGCTGTATATTCTTCGCCTCTGGATCGGGCCAGGACAACCGCAGTTTCTGTTTGTCAG GAACTGAATTTTGCGGAAGAACAAATACAATCCTCTGATGCACTAGTTGATATGAGTCAGGGCCAGTGGGAGGGATATGTCCGATCAGAAGTATACACCCCCGAAATGCTAAGTCTAATAGATAGATTACAGCCTGATTTCTCTGCACCATCTGGAGAATCACTTAGGGAAGTGGAGTTCAGGATGATCCAGTTCCTTAATAGCATGGTCTTAAGACTGCACGAAAGGCTGAGGACAGGAGATTTCTTGTCACTCCATCAGAATGAAAGCAAGGGGTTTTCCGTTCACAACTCATTGGGCCAGGTGAACTCAGTTCAAGACTGGGATGGGCCAGTGCTGCCACCACCACACTGGGACTTACTTCACAGGCACAAGCAAGGCCTTACAAGGAAAAAGTCTGGTAAGAGCAGGCTACAGTTTGTGACCAAAACTGGAGATCATGAAGCTGAGGATGATCTTTCTCCCCATGAAGCGACCAATCAAGACCAGCATCATGAAATTACAGTCAGaagctcctcctcttcctccaatTGTATTGGTGTTTTCACTCATGCCGTGCCAATAAAGTGTCTCATTTCAGGCCTTCTTGGATGTAGCCCAGCAATGTCTGAGAGGATCTGTATAGATGATTCTTCAATGACGGTATTACAACATTCGATAAAGACAGGTTGGCAGATAAAGAGACTAAATGATACTGCACATCTCAGGCTTCTGTAA
- the LOC122672648 gene encoding acyl carrier protein 1, chloroplastic-like, which yields MATISTASVRFGSSLKQSITSDRVTRRNSTVKVLSVGWASNGFPSRRSTRFRVCCSAKPETIKKVCDIVKKQLALPEGSEVTPESKFSALGADSLDTVEIVMGLEEEFGISVEEENSQNITTVQEAADLIEKLVQKKA from the exons ATGGCTACTATCTCTACTGCCTCGGTCCGGTTCGGTTCTTCGCTGAAGCAGTCGATTACGAGTGATCGG GTGACTAGGAGGAACTCTACTGTAAAAGTTCTTTCAGTTGGTTGGGCCAGCAATGGCTTCCCTTCCAGAAGGTCCACGCGCTTCCGTGTCTGCTGCTCG GCTAAACCCGAGACAATAAAGAAGGTATGTGATATTGTGAAAAAACAATTGGCATTGCCTGAAGGCTCTGAGGTCACTCCTGAGTCCAAGTTCTCGGCACTAGGTGCTGATTCTCTGGACACG GTTGAGATAGTGATGGGTCTGGAGGAAGAGTTTGGGATAAGTGTGGAAGAAGAGAATTCTCAGAACATCACAACGGTCCAAGAAGCAGCTGACTTGATAGAGAAATTGGTCCAGAAGAAAGCCtaa